The Burkholderia cepacia genomic interval GGTCAAGCAATACATCGCCGGCGGTCTCGCCTGCACGCATCTGGAAGTCGAAGGCGACGGCCAGCATTTCTTCGCGACGATCGTGTCGGCGGCCTTCGAAGGCAAGCGCCCGATCCAGCGGCACCAGCTCGTCTACGCGGCGCTCGGCGATCGCATGAAGCAGGAAATTCACGCGCTCAGCATGAAGACGCTGACGCCCGCCGAATGGCAGAACGCATAACCGGAACTTCACTGAGTGCAAGTCACCGTCAACGAGCGCGACGCCGTCCAGAGCGTCGCCACGGCACACCCGGCCGCCAACGGGGAATCGCATGGCCATGGGATGGACAAGCTCGTCATCGAAGGCGGCCGCCGCCTGTCGGGCGAGATCGTCGTGTCGGGCGCGAAGAATGCCGCGCTGCCGATCCTGTGCGCGGGCCTGCTCACCGCCGATCCGGTCGACCTCGACAACGTGCCGAACCTGAAGGACGTGCGCACCACGCTGAAGGTGCTGAACCAGATGGGCGTGAAGAGCGAGACCGACGGCTGCCGCGTGCAGCTCGACGCGTCGCGCGTCGACAACCTCGTGGCGCCGTACGAGCTCGTGAAGACGATGCGCGCGTCGATCCTGGTGCTCGGGCCGCTGCTCGCACGTTTCGGCGAGGCGAAGGTGTCGCTGCCGGGCGGCTGCGCGATCGGCGCGCGTCCGGTCGACCAGCACATCAAGGGCCTGCAGGCGATGGGGGCCGAGATCAGCATCGAGCACGGCTTCATCGAGGCCCGCGCGAAGCGCCTGAAGGGCGCGCGCATCGTGACCGACATGATCACGGTGACGGGCACGGAGAACCTGCTGATGGCCGCGACGCTGGCAGACGGCGAGACGGTGATCGAAAACGCTGCACGCGAGCCGGAAGTGAGCGATCTCGCACACTTGCTGGTCGCGATGGGCGCGAAAATCGACGGCATCGGCACCGATCGCCTCGTGATCCAGGGCGTCGAGCGGCTGCACGGCGCCCGCCATTCGGTGATCCCCGACCGTATCGAGGCCGGCACGTTCCTGTGCGCGGTCGCGGCGGCGGGCGGCGACGTGATGCTGACGGGCGTGCGCCCGCACATCCTCGACGCGGTGATCGACAAGCTGCGCGAAGCCGGCGTGTCGATCGAGGAGGGCGACAGCTGGCTGCGCGTGAAGATGGACCGGCGGCCGTCGGCGGTCACGATCCGCACGTCGGAATACCCGGCGTTCCCGACCGACATGCAGGCGCAGTTCATGGCCCTCAATACGGTCGCGACGGGCACCGCGCAGGTCGTCGAAACCATTTTCGAGAACCGTTTCATGCACGTGCAGGAATTGAACCGGCTCGGCGCGAACATCACGATCGACGGCAACACCGCGCTCGTGACGGGCGTCGAGAAGCTGTCGGGCGCGAACGTGATGGCGACCGACCTGCGCGCGTCGGCGAGCCTCGTGATCGCCGGGCTGCGTGCCGACGGCGAGACGCTCGTCGACCGCATCTATCACCTGGACCGCGGCTACGACCGCATGGAAGCCAAACTGACCGCCGTCGGCGCGAACGTGCGCCGCCTTTCCGGGAGCCAAGCATGACCGCGCCGCAGACCCCGCCGTTGACCCTTGCGCTGTCGAAGGGCCGGATTTTCGAGGAAACCCTGCCGCTGCTCGCCGCTGCCGGCGTCCAGGTGACCGAGGATCCGGAAACGTCGCGCAAGCTGATCCTGCCGACGACGAACCCGGACCTGCGCGTGATCATCGTGCGCGCGAGCGACGTGCCGACCTATGTCGAATACGGCGCGGCCGATTTCGGCGTGGCCGGCAAGGACGTGCTGGTCGAGCACGGCGGCTCGGGCCTGTACCAGCCGATCGATCTGAACATTGCGCGCTGCCGGATGTCGGTGGCGGTGTCGGCCGGCTTCGACTACGCGAGCGCCGTGCGCCAGGGCGCGCGGCTGCGCGTCGCGACGAAGTACGTCGAAACGGCGCGCGAACACTTTGCCGCGAAGGGCGTGCACGTCGACCTGATCAAGCTGTACGGCTCGATGGAGTTGGCGCCGCTGGTCGGCCTGGCCGACGCGATCGTCGACCTCGTCAGCTCGGGCGGCACGCTGAAGGCGAACAATCTGGTCGAGGTCGAGGAGATCATGGCGATCTCGTCGCGCCTCGTCGTGAACCAGGCTGCGCTGAAATTGAAGCGCACGGCACTCAAGCCGATCCTCGACGCGTTCGAACGCGCGTCGCAGAATGGCGGTTGAGCGCATCACCGTAACGGAACTCCCATGTCCATCACCATCCGCAAGCTCGATTCGACGAGCGACGGCTTCGGCGCCGAGTTGCGCGCGTTGCTCGCCTTCGAGGCAAGCGAAGACGCGGCGATCGAGCAATCGGTCGCGCAGATCCTCGCCGACGTGAAGTCGCGCGGCGACGCCGCGGTGCTCGAATACACGAACCGCTTCGACCGGCTGAGCGCAAACAGCGTCGCCGCGCTGGAGCTGCCGCAGGACGCGCTGCAGACGGCGCTCGACGGCCTCGCGCCGAAGGCGCGCGCGGCGCTGGAAGCGGCGGCCGCGCGGGTGCGCGCATACCACGAGAAGCAGAAGATCGAGTGCGGCACGCATAGCTGGCAGTACACGGAAGCGGACGGCACGGTGCTCGGCCAGAAG includes:
- a CDS encoding BolA family protein; its protein translation is MLPTPEQVKQYIAGGLACTHLEVEGDGQHFFATIVSAAFEGKRPIQRHQLVYAALGDRMKQEIHALSMKTLTPAEWQNA
- the murA gene encoding UDP-N-acetylglucosamine 1-carboxyvinyltransferase, coding for MQVTVNERDAVQSVATAHPAANGESHGHGMDKLVIEGGRRLSGEIVVSGAKNAALPILCAGLLTADPVDLDNVPNLKDVRTTLKVLNQMGVKSETDGCRVQLDASRVDNLVAPYELVKTMRASILVLGPLLARFGEAKVSLPGGCAIGARPVDQHIKGLQAMGAEISIEHGFIEARAKRLKGARIVTDMITVTGTENLLMAATLADGETVIENAAREPEVSDLAHLLVAMGAKIDGIGTDRLVIQGVERLHGARHSVIPDRIEAGTFLCAVAAAGGDVMLTGVRPHILDAVIDKLREAGVSIEEGDSWLRVKMDRRPSAVTIRTSEYPAFPTDMQAQFMALNTVATGTAQVVETIFENRFMHVQELNRLGANITIDGNTALVTGVEKLSGANVMATDLRASASLVIAGLRADGETLVDRIYHLDRGYDRMEAKLTAVGANVRRLSGSQA
- the hisG gene encoding ATP phosphoribosyltransferase; this encodes MTAPQTPPLTLALSKGRIFEETLPLLAAAGVQVTEDPETSRKLILPTTNPDLRVIIVRASDVPTYVEYGAADFGVAGKDVLVEHGGSGLYQPIDLNIARCRMSVAVSAGFDYASAVRQGARLRVATKYVETAREHFAAKGVHVDLIKLYGSMELAPLVGLADAIVDLVSSGGTLKANNLVEVEEIMAISSRLVVNQAALKLKRTALKPILDAFERASQNGG